A region from the Sandaracinus amylolyticus genome encodes:
- a CDS encoding TldD/PmbA family protein produces the protein MSQRYQAPFGPQGTSPIDPRLAEKLLAVALSKGGDYADLFFEYEVSGSYGYEEGILKSAGRGVSMGLGVRVRKGDATGYAYCEDFEVDAMERAAKTAAQIADAGGKEPVGLAPLDTPKRYHVELYSLDVAGETKRELLRRADEAARAADPRVSRVEASLSESLREILVATSDGTMVHDVQPLIRFGIRVIAEQNGKRQAGSSGGGGRMGLEYFEQRSPEWHAKEAVRQALTMLDAREAPAGEMEVVLAPGDSGILLHEAVGHGLEADFNRKKTSNYTDQIGQRVASDLCTVVDDATLASSRGSVNVDDEGNVPRSTMLIEKGILRGYMQDRQSTEFFGGAPTGNGRRESFKSHPMPRMTNTMLLAGQDDPEEIVKSVKKGVFARKFGGGQVDISNGDFVFSLTEGYLIEDGKITAPLKGVNLIGNGPDVMRKVVMLGSDMELSDGIWTCGKEGQSVPVGVACPTVKISGMTVGGTQVG, from the coding sequence ATGAGCCAGCGCTATCAGGCCCCGTTCGGCCCTCAGGGCACCTCCCCGATCGACCCGCGCCTCGCCGAGAAGCTCCTCGCGGTCGCCCTCTCGAAGGGCGGCGACTACGCGGATCTCTTCTTCGAGTACGAGGTGAGCGGCAGCTACGGCTACGAGGAGGGCATCCTCAAGAGCGCGGGCCGCGGTGTGTCGATGGGCCTCGGCGTGCGCGTGCGGAAGGGTGACGCGACGGGCTACGCGTACTGCGAGGACTTCGAGGTCGACGCGATGGAGCGCGCCGCGAAGACCGCGGCGCAGATCGCGGATGCGGGCGGCAAGGAGCCGGTGGGCCTCGCGCCGCTCGACACGCCGAAGCGCTACCACGTCGAGCTCTACTCGCTCGACGTCGCGGGGGAGACGAAGCGCGAGCTGCTGCGCCGCGCCGACGAGGCCGCGCGCGCGGCGGATCCGCGGGTGTCGCGCGTCGAGGCGTCGCTCAGCGAGAGCCTCCGCGAGATCCTCGTCGCGACGAGCGACGGCACGATGGTGCACGACGTCCAGCCGCTGATCCGCTTCGGCATCCGCGTGATCGCGGAGCAGAACGGCAAGCGCCAGGCGGGCAGCTCGGGCGGCGGCGGCCGCATGGGCCTCGAGTACTTCGAGCAGCGCTCGCCCGAGTGGCACGCGAAGGAAGCAGTGCGTCAGGCGCTCACGATGCTCGACGCACGCGAGGCGCCGGCGGGCGAGATGGAGGTCGTCCTCGCGCCCGGCGACAGCGGCATCCTCCTGCACGAAGCGGTGGGGCACGGCCTCGAGGCGGACTTCAACCGCAAGAAGACGAGCAACTACACCGACCAGATCGGACAGCGCGTCGCGAGCGACCTGTGCACCGTGGTCGACGACGCGACGCTCGCGAGCTCGCGCGGATCGGTGAATGTCGACGACGAGGGAAACGTTCCTCGGAGCACGATGCTGATCGAGAAGGGCATCCTGCGCGGCTACATGCAGGACCGTCAGTCCACCGAGTTCTTCGGCGGGGCCCCGACGGGCAACGGACGGCGCGAGTCGTTCAAGTCGCACCCGATGCCGCGCATGACGAACACGATGCTGCTCGCGGGTCAGGACGACCCCGAGGAGATCGTGAAGAGCGTCAAGAAGGGCGTCTTCGCGCGGAAGTTCGGCGGCGGTCAGGTCGACATCTCGAACGGCGACTTCGTCTTCTCGCTGACCGAGGGCTACCTCATCGAAGACGGGAAGATCACGGCGCCGCTCAAGGGCGTGAACCTGATCGGCAACGGTCCGGACGTCATGCGCAAGGTCGTCATGCTCGGGAGCGACATGGAGCTCTCGGACGGGATCTGGACGTGCGGCAAGGAAGGGCAGTCCGTGCCCGTCGGCGTGGCGTGCCCGACGGTGAAGATCAGCGGGATGACGGTCGGCGGCACGCAGGTCGGGTGA
- a CDS encoding GIDE domain-containing protein, protein MLLVASPLFLLIALGAAGAIALGAWWFSPYQQTLRAIRAAPLVRVADAPDGQLVRIVGTLRAGPRTLDAPLSHRTCAAYRVEVDVRVSTGKSSSWRSLIRDRESVDFVVEDETGRAIVKALQLEPAIVLDHHQRSGTWNDATPELDAYLARHGHSSTDFFGFNKGVRYQEGALEPGETVAILGLARWEDDPHPGAAQGGAGYRETARKKRLVIEPSALGPVRASDDPAVLS, encoded by the coding sequence ATGCTGCTCGTCGCGTCCCCGCTGTTCCTCCTGATCGCGCTCGGCGCCGCCGGCGCGATCGCGCTCGGCGCGTGGTGGTTCTCGCCGTACCAGCAGACGCTCCGCGCGATCCGCGCCGCGCCATTGGTGCGCGTCGCCGATGCGCCGGACGGGCAGCTGGTGCGCATCGTCGGCACGCTGCGCGCCGGTCCGCGCACCCTCGACGCGCCGCTCTCGCACCGCACCTGCGCGGCGTACCGCGTCGAGGTCGACGTGCGCGTCTCGACCGGCAAGAGCTCGAGCTGGCGCTCGTTGATCCGCGACCGCGAGAGCGTCGATTTCGTCGTCGAGGACGAGACCGGTCGCGCGATCGTGAAGGCGCTCCAGCTCGAGCCCGCGATCGTGCTCGATCACCACCAGCGCTCGGGCACGTGGAACGACGCGACGCCCGAGCTCGACGCGTACCTCGCGCGCCACGGCCACTCGAGCACCGACTTCTTCGGCTTCAACAAGGGAGTTCGCTACCAGGAGGGCGCGCTCGAGCCCGGCGAGACCGTCGCGATCCTCGGTCTCGCGCGCTGGGAGGACGATCCTCACCCGGGCGCCGCACAGGGCGGCGCCGGGTATCGCGAGACCGCGCGGAAGAAGCGTCTCGTCATCGAGCCGAGCGCGCTCGGCCCGGTGCGCGCCAGCGACGATCCCGCCGTGCTCTCCTGA
- a CDS encoding TldD/PmbA family protein: MTRENWDATQSRLIALGERIVDMAKKSGADVAEAVIGEGSHLSAKVRMREPELVEEAGSRSVGLRVMIGQQVAVSTTSDLSERGIRRFVEDAIELARLSQPDPSAGPPDTTLLSRREQHAELDLHDDRVDSIDGASAIGHARRAESAALEYDARITNSEGASFSRASGARALVTSGGFRGVSRGTYASLSVHPVADDTTEGQGGKKRSGYYWTAKRHYAGLLADDLVGREAARRTLAKLGARKVETQECAVVFDPDVARSILGLIAGCIGGGAIWRKSSYLVDRVGTKVASDLVSIIDDPLIAQAPGSRAYDGEGLLSRRNVVVEKGELKTYLLDTYSARKLGLESTASAARGGSGGVSPTTTNFVLQPGATTPEDIVRATKKGLYVTEMMGFGFNAVTGDFSRGAAGFWIENGEKTFPVSEVTISLNLDQMLQRIDMVGSDLDLRTSIASPTFRVSAMTLAGK; the protein is encoded by the coding sequence ATGACGCGTGAGAATTGGGACGCGACGCAGTCGCGTCTGATCGCGCTCGGCGAGCGCATCGTGGACATGGCGAAGAAGTCGGGCGCCGATGTCGCGGAAGCAGTGATCGGCGAGGGCTCGCATCTGTCCGCGAAGGTGCGGATGCGCGAGCCCGAGCTGGTGGAAGAGGCAGGGTCACGCTCGGTCGGCCTGCGCGTGATGATCGGGCAGCAAGTCGCGGTGTCGACGACCAGCGACCTCAGCGAGCGCGGCATCCGTCGCTTCGTCGAGGACGCGATCGAGCTCGCGCGCTTGTCGCAGCCGGATCCCTCGGCGGGCCCGCCGGACACGACGCTGCTCTCGCGACGGGAGCAGCACGCGGAGCTCGATCTGCACGACGACCGTGTCGACTCGATCGACGGTGCGTCGGCGATCGGGCACGCGCGGCGCGCGGAGTCGGCGGCGCTCGAGTACGACGCGCGCATCACGAACTCCGAGGGCGCGAGCTTCAGCCGCGCGAGCGGGGCGCGCGCGCTGGTGACGAGCGGCGGGTTCCGCGGCGTCTCGCGCGGCACGTACGCGTCGCTCTCGGTGCATCCGGTCGCCGACGACACGACCGAAGGGCAGGGCGGCAAGAAGCGCAGCGGGTACTACTGGACCGCGAAGCGCCACTACGCGGGCCTCCTCGCGGACGATCTCGTCGGTCGCGAGGCCGCGCGACGCACCCTCGCGAAGCTCGGCGCGCGCAAGGTCGAGACCCAGGAGTGCGCGGTCGTCTTCGATCCCGACGTCGCGCGCTCGATCCTCGGCCTCATCGCGGGCTGCATCGGCGGCGGCGCGATCTGGCGGAAGTCGAGCTACCTCGTCGATCGCGTGGGCACGAAGGTCGCGAGCGATCTCGTCTCGATCATCGACGATCCGCTGATCGCGCAGGCGCCGGGATCGCGCGCGTACGACGGTGAGGGCCTGCTCTCGCGGCGCAACGTCGTCGTCGAGAAGGGCGAGCTGAAGACGTACCTCCTCGACACGTACAGCGCGCGGAAGCTCGGCCTCGAGAGCACGGCGAGCGCGGCGCGCGGCGGCTCGGGTGGGGTGTCGCCGACGACGACGAACTTCGTTCTCCAGCCCGGCGCGACGACCCCCGAGGACATCGTGCGCGCGACGAAGAAGGGCCTCTACGTCACCGAGATGATGGGCTTCGGCTTCAACGCGGTGACCGGCGACTTCTCGCGCGGCGCGGCGGGCTTCTGGATCGAGAACGGCGAGAAGACGTTCCCGGTGAGCGAGGTGACGATCTCGCTCAACCTCGATCAGATGCTGCAGCGCATCGACATGGTCGGCAGCGACCTCGATCTGCGCACGTCGATCGCGAGCCCGACGTTCCGCGTCAGCGCGATGACCCTCGCGGGCAAGTGA